A DNA window from Girardinichthys multiradiatus isolate DD_20200921_A unplaced genomic scaffold, DD_fGirMul_XY1 scaffold_37, whole genome shotgun sequence contains the following coding sequences:
- the LOC124865187 gene encoding V-set domain-containing T-cell activation inhibitor 1-like — protein sequence MELLVLVSLCLLTFTGKTFGDNSDQTPITIKEDESVILPCFFNTSFTDYRFDWKNDGKDVFLYENVKVDPSIPDEQFRGRVSHFPDEVKSGNASITITQAKVSDSGNYTCLNIDSKKEKKIKLTVGAFAKPVVSVPQHNGDWALLRCKVLNAFPKPAVVWNDSKQNNVSDREPEVREKGGRYNITLETNVTKTDNYTCVATQNELNHQSNDSTSVNIRGKFNQVLFLVFNYCLFF from the exons ATGGAGCTTCTTGTACTGGTCTCCCTCTGCCTTCTGACGTTTACTGGAAAAACATTTGGTGATAATTCCG atcaaACCCCGATTACCATCAAAGAAGACGAGAGTGTCATCCTACcttgtttttttaacacatcATTCACAGATTATCGCTTTGACTGGAAAAACGATGGCAAGGATGTATTTCTTTACGAAAATGTCAAAGTTGACCCTTCAATTCCAGATGAGCAGTTCAGAGGTCGGGTCTCTCATTTTCCAGATGAAGtaaagtctggaaatgcctCAATAACTATCACACAAGCAAAGGTATCAGACAGTGGAAATTACACCTGCTTGAATATAGATAgtaagaaggagaaaaaaattaaGCTTACTGTTG GTGCATTTGCAAAACCAGTAGTCAGTGTTCCACAACATAATGGTGACTGggcactgctgaggtgtaaaGTTCTTAATGCTTTTCCTAAACCCGCTGTAGTCTGGAAtgacagtaaacaaaacaacgTTTCTGATAGAGAACCAGAGGTCAGAGAAAAAGGTGGCCGCTATAACATCACCCTGGAGACCAACGTGACCAAGACAGACAACTATACCTGTGTAGCCACACAAAATGAACTTAATCATCAGTCTAATGATTCTACATCTGTAAATATCAGAGGTAAGTTCAACCAAgttctgtttttagtttttaattattgtttgtttttctaa